ATTTCCCGTAATGAAGCTAAAAAGAGAAAGGTACGGCTTCTTAAATCTTCACGGATTGAATGCGGGAGAGTACAGAGTATTAAAGCCACATGAAGTGAAACAATTACGTGAACTAAGTGTCACATAATTTTCAAATTTACCATTTGATCCATATGTAAACTATACCGGCATAGTGTTAACATAGTATTATTGAAATGTATAAATGGGGGAGAAGAATGAAACAAAGAAGGTTAGTCATCCGGTCTGTCATTTTATTAGTGATGGTCATTGCGATAGGTTATACATTTTATAGTCATTTTTCAGAAGAACGTGGTTTAGTCGATCAAGGTGACATTGCACCGAACTTTGTATTAAATGATCTTGACGGAAACCGTATTGAGCTCGCTGATTTACAAGGTAAGGGTGTATATGTAAACTTTTGGGCGACGTATTGCTCTTTTTGCCGTTCAAAAATGCAATATTTAAAAGACCATTACGAAGACTTCAAAGAAAAAGGTGTTGAGATCATCGCAATAAATGTCGATGAGGCAACGTTACAAGTTCAAAGTCATACCGATAGGCATGAATTAAACTACCCAATAGTCATTGATCGCGACATGCTAGTAAGTAATGCATATGGGGTTGTTAGTTTGCCAGCGACATTTTTAATTGATGAAAATGGAGAAGTGATTAAAAGGCAAATTGGTGCGAAAACAGAAGAACAAGTTGTAGAATCTCTTGAATCACTTGTTCCAAACAGCTAGTGGGGGATTGAGATGGATAATGTGAAGTGTGAATGTGGCCATGTGAACCCATATGGAACTTATTTATGTGAATCATGTGGTAAACCTTTAATAGAAGAAGAAGGTAATTTGGCTAACATGCGTTATGAAGGGGTTGCAAGACGCTCTCAGACGTATAAGCGCTCGATCGTAGATAAAATTTGGAACTTTTTCTCATCGGTAAAAGTAGGCATATGGATTATTGTTATCCTTTTAATAGCTTCAGCCTTAGGTACAGTATTCCCGCAAGAAATGTATATCCCTCCTGGAGAAAGGGCGACAATTTATTACGAACAAGAGTACGGAACCTTAGGGAAATTATATTATCAACTTGGGTTTCATAACTTATATAGCTCATGGTGGTACATGCTCTTAATAGCTTCATTAGGTGTTTCATTAGTCATTTGTAGCCTTGATCGAGTTGTACCATTATACCGAGCATTAAAAACACAAAGAATTACACGCCACACTGGTTTTTTGAAAAGGCAGCGACTTTTCAAAAAAACGGCTAAGGTAGATGGTGCAGATCAAGAAATTAAAAAAGCTGTACAAGTACTTAAAAGTAAAAAGTATAAAGTAAGAGAAGAAAACGGGAATATTCTTGCAGAAAAAGGGCGTTTCTCCCGTTGGGGTCCGTATGTGAACCATGTCGGATTAATTATCTTTTTAATTGGTGCAATGTTAAGGTTCTTCCCAGAAATGTATATAGATGAGCACATTTGGGTGAGAGAAGGGGAAGAAGTCGTCGTTAAAGGAACAGACGGAGAGTACTTTCTTCGAAACAATGAATTTATCGTTGAGTATTATGATGAGGATGATGAAAGGTACCGTGATGCTTTTGAGAGAACAGGTCAACCTGTTGTAAAGACGTACCAAACATCGGCAACTTTACTAAAAAGGGAAGATAATGGCACAGTTGGTGCTGAAACGGAGCTTGAAGAAATTAAAGATTATGATATCCGTGTTAATGACCCATTAACTTTTGATGGCTTCGGTCTCTATCAAGTAGATTATAAGCTCAATGAGTTATCACAATTTACATTTACGATTGAACCTACTGATGGAAATACAGATGTAGACTTATCAGAAGTTCGATTTGATGTCAATTTGTATGATCCACAAGATGTTTATGAGTTTGATAATGGTTATCGAATTGAAATTATGGAGTACTTCCCAAATTTTTATATAAATGATGATCGTGAGCCGGATACATTAAATCGTATCCCGGATAATCCGCGTTTTATATTTGAAGTATTCCCGCCTGAACTCGACCCAGAAACAGATAGTGGTGAGCTTAGTTTCATAGGAATTCAAGTAAATGAGGAGCTCAATGGAGACAATGATTACCGTATCCGTATGGTTGATTTAGAAATGTTAAATGTGACAGCATTAACTGTTCGTAGAGACCGTACGATCCCAATTATCATTGTTGGTGGAGTTATTTTTATGATTGGTTTAGTACAAGGTTCTTATTGGCACCACCGTAGAATTTGGCTTCAAAATCGAGATAATGAAATTTGGCTAGCAGGTCATGCGAATAAGAACTGGCATGCGTTGAAAAATGACTTCGAAGCGATTTCGAAAGAAACATTCATTCCAGTGCCAGATGATCAAGCCGATGAAGAGGATAACCGCAAGAGTGAAAAAGATGAGGTGAATAAGGATGGTTCAAGCAAGTAGTAACTTACTTTTAGTAGCTTTTTTCTTCTACTTAGCTTCTACAATTTTCTTTGCAGTGTCTATTACTGGAAAGAAGTTCAAAGATAAACATGGTGAAGAGAAAAATAAAGCTGCGCTTCTAGGATATATTACAGCAGTACTAGGGTTACTCTCAGCAACTGGATACTTTATCGTAAGGTGGATTGCTGTTGAACACGCTCCGGTAAGTAATATGTTTGAATATACAACGTTCTTAGGGATTTGCTTGTCGTTGGCGTTTGTCATTGTATATCCGATTTACAAAGTTAATTTATTCGGATTGTTTACAATGCCTGTTGTTATGTTAATTATTGCTTATGCTTCGATGTTTCCAGGAGATGTTCAGCCACTTATCCCTGCACTTCAAACGAATTGGCTTACGATTCATGTTATCACGACCGCCATTGGTCAAGGGATACTAGCGCTAGGTTTTGCGGGTGGTTTATTATATTTAATTCGCGTAATCGATTTTTCGAAGAAATCGAACAAAGTAAAAGGCGTCGAATTTATCTTGTTTTGCGTTTTAAGTACAGTGGCGTATATATTAATTGGCATTGGCTTTAATGCAGCAGGATATGAGGCGGAATTTCATTATATAAATGAAAATGACTTTGAAGCTGAAATGACATATTTTATGCCTGCATTGATTGGACCAAATGAAGGGGAATTGTTAACAGAAGATCGCTTTTCTCCTTTAGTTTCTACACCTGCAATCATTCGAAGTAATGATTTAAATACAGTTGTTTGGTCAATCATTGGCGGTCTTATCTTATATTATGGATTACGTCTAATATTAAGGAAGCCTCTAGGTGGAGCTATGCAGCCACTGGTAAAAAGTGTTAATCCACGTACAGTTGATGAAATTAGTTATCGTGCGATTGCGATAGGTTTCCCTATTTTCACTCTCGGTGGACTAATCTTCGCAATGATTTGGGCGCAAATTGCTTGGACGAGGTTCTGGGGATGGGACCCGAAAGAAGTATGGGCATTAATTACGTTCCTTTTCTATGCCGCTTACTTACACCTTCGTCTTTCAAAAGGTTGGCATGGAGAAAGAAGTGCATGGCTATGTGTTATTGGATTTGCTTTAATTATGTTCAACTTAATTTTTGTGAATCTCGTTATTGCTGGTTTACATTCATATGCGTAAGTAAATAGTGTAAATAAAGAAAGTTGTATACTTTGTCATACAGCTTTCTTTTTGAAATGTGAAACATATGAATGAATTTCATAAATCTCGATGAAGCTTGAATGGATGTCGCGCTTGTACCTAAAGATGAAAGCGAAGTGTATCTCTACTGAGGTTCAAATAAAAGTGTACAAATCAATTTCATAATTACGTTTTTTGCACAATGAAACGAATGATATGATAAATTTTTTCATTAAATGTACGTTTTATTTCGAAGTGAACGTAACTAAAGACGGCGACTCCCGGAGGATCAGCGACGAGCAATACTTCTTCGAACTGCTTCGAGCTGCGACGAGTAACCGCAGGAACACTGTTTATCTGCGACGAGTAACCGCAGGAGCACTCTTTACCTGCGACGAGCAAGCGTAGTGGCGCAGGAGCACTGTTTATCTGTGACGAGTAATCGCAGGAACAACGAGCTGAAGATCCACTTAGGCGAAGAGTTGTCGAGCCTAAGTTAGCTGAAGGCAAGCCCTCGGGAAAGCTTCCGTCTGAAGTGAAGTTCACGCTCATCATTCGGAATTTCCCATCTTATTTTTAAATATGAAATTGATTCAAAAGTGTACAAATTAAAAAATCAAGATAAATAAATTCTGAGACTCTAATCATTTTTAATAAGAGGAATTATAAAATTGGTTCATATACCAATCATTTTATTATTCATGATACAATAATAATATTAAATGAATATAATTGATAAGATTAATAGTGAAAATAGTTGAGGGGGAAATGACATGTCAAATGACGCAAAAATTTTAGTAGTCGATGATGAAGATCGAATTCGTCGCCTTTTAAAAATGTATTTAGAAAGAGAAGAGTATGAAGTAGATGATGCTGAAAATGGGGAAATCGCATTAAAGCTAGCTCTTGAAAATGACTATGATCTTATTTTATTAGATTTGATGATGCCAGGAATGGATGGTATTGAAGTTTGTGAAGAATTGAGAAAGCAAAAAGCTACACCCGTTATTATGCTTACTGCTAAAGGGGAAGAAGCAAACCGAGTACAAGGGTTTGAGGCAGGTACTGACGACTATATCGTAAAGCCTTTTAGCCCAAGAGAAGTCGTACTAAGAGTAAAAGCGTTATTACGTCGTTCGTCTTCTACAAAGTTCTTACAAACAGAGACAACAACGAAAGATGTTTTAGTGTTCCCACATTTAACAATTGACAATGATGCACACCGTGTTACAGCGGATGAGCAATTTATTAATTTAACACCAAAAGAGTATGAATTGTTACATTACTTAGCTCAAGCTCCGGACAAAGTATTTTCAAGAGAGCAATTGTTAAAAGATGTTTGGAATTATGAGTTCTTTGGAGATCTGAGAACTGTCGATACACATATAAAACGACTGAGAGAAAAGTTAAGTAAAGTTTCACCAGAGGCCGCGAATATGATTTCAACCGTATGGGGAGTCGGTTATAAATTTGAGGTAGCGAAAGAAAAATGATGTTATGGCGTAGTGTGGTCGGTAAGTTG
The Bacillus shivajii DNA segment above includes these coding regions:
- the resA gene encoding thiol-disulfide oxidoreductase ResA; translated protein: MKQRRLVIRSVILLVMVIAIGYTFYSHFSEERGLVDQGDIAPNFVLNDLDGNRIELADLQGKGVYVNFWATYCSFCRSKMQYLKDHYEDFKEKGVEIIAINVDEATLQVQSHTDRHELNYPIVIDRDMLVSNAYGVVSLPATFLIDENGEVIKRQIGAKTEEQVVESLESLVPNS
- the resB gene encoding cytochrome c biogenesis protein ResB; translated protein: MDNVKCECGHVNPYGTYLCESCGKPLIEEEGNLANMRYEGVARRSQTYKRSIVDKIWNFFSSVKVGIWIIVILLIASALGTVFPQEMYIPPGERATIYYEQEYGTLGKLYYQLGFHNLYSSWWYMLLIASLGVSLVICSLDRVVPLYRALKTQRITRHTGFLKRQRLFKKTAKVDGADQEIKKAVQVLKSKKYKVREENGNILAEKGRFSRWGPYVNHVGLIIFLIGAMLRFFPEMYIDEHIWVREGEEVVVKGTDGEYFLRNNEFIVEYYDEDDERYRDAFERTGQPVVKTYQTSATLLKREDNGTVGAETELEEIKDYDIRVNDPLTFDGFGLYQVDYKLNELSQFTFTIEPTDGNTDVDLSEVRFDVNLYDPQDVYEFDNGYRIEIMEYFPNFYINDDREPDTLNRIPDNPRFIFEVFPPELDPETDSGELSFIGIQVNEELNGDNDYRIRMVDLEMLNVTALTVRRDRTIPIIIVGGVIFMIGLVQGSYWHHRRIWLQNRDNEIWLAGHANKNWHALKNDFEAISKETFIPVPDDQADEEDNRKSEKDEVNKDGSSK
- the ccsB gene encoding c-type cytochrome biogenesis protein CcsB → MVQASSNLLLVAFFFYLASTIFFAVSITGKKFKDKHGEEKNKAALLGYITAVLGLLSATGYFIVRWIAVEHAPVSNMFEYTTFLGICLSLAFVIVYPIYKVNLFGLFTMPVVMLIIAYASMFPGDVQPLIPALQTNWLTIHVITTAIGQGILALGFAGGLLYLIRVIDFSKKSNKVKGVEFILFCVLSTVAYILIGIGFNAAGYEAEFHYINENDFEAEMTYFMPALIGPNEGELLTEDRFSPLVSTPAIIRSNDLNTVVWSIIGGLILYYGLRLILRKPLGGAMQPLVKSVNPRTVDEISYRAIAIGFPIFTLGGLIFAMIWAQIAWTRFWGWDPKEVWALITFLFYAAYLHLRLSKGWHGERSAWLCVIGFALIMFNLIFVNLVIAGLHSYA
- a CDS encoding response regulator transcription factor: MSNDAKILVVDDEDRIRRLLKMYLEREEYEVDDAENGEIALKLALENDYDLILLDLMMPGMDGIEVCEELRKQKATPVIMLTAKGEEANRVQGFEAGTDDYIVKPFSPREVVLRVKALLRRSSSTKFLQTETTTKDVLVFPHLTIDNDAHRVTADEQFINLTPKEYELLHYLAQAPDKVFSREQLLKDVWNYEFFGDLRTVDTHIKRLREKLSKVSPEAANMISTVWGVGYKFEVAKEK